A stretch of DNA from Alicyclobacillus acidocaldarius subsp. acidocaldarius Tc-4-1:
GACGCTGTCCAGTTGGGGAAAATATCTTGGCACGTGGTATCGGGGATGTACAGATTGTCGCTCCCCATCACCAACGAATAGAGGCTTGCCTGCTCCGGCTGCGCCACACCAACGACCTCGAGCGGCACGCCGGACAGGGTGATGATTGCACCAAGCGGATTTCCGCTCCCAAAAAGCTTATTCGCGAGCGACTCACTGATGACCGCAACGTTACGGTGAGACAGCACGTCCTCCGCAGTGAACATGTGACCGCGAACGACCATGAAACGGGCAAGGCGGTCCAAGTCCGCTGGACCTGCGAACAGCGTCACATTGTCCGACTTGTCTCCACTCTGCACCACGGCGGTGCCATAGAAGGTCTCATTCACGCTCTCCACGCCGGAGAAGGACGCGGCGATGGCGAGATCGGAGTCGTCGATGGAGAGCACCTGCCCTGGCTGCGGCAGGCCGGGCGCAACGAGTTCCCTCGGCACAATTTGAATGACGTTCTGCTGACTTCCGCTTGAGATGGCCCCAATGACCAGCGCTTTGCCTCCGTTGCCGATGGCGACAATGGCGAGGATGGAAGCCACGCCAATCCAGATGCCGAGCATCGTGAGGAATGCTCGCGTCTTATTGGCGGCAAGCGAAGCCAAGGCCATACGGAGCATCTCATCGAGGCTCATCCGGTACCTCCTCTCGGACGATCTCGCCATCGACCATGTGCAGGATGCGCTGGCCGGCGCGCGCAACGTGGGGATCGTGCGTGATGACCATGACGGTCCGCCCGGCCGCGTGCAAATCCCGGAGAATGCGGAGGATCTCAGCGCCCGTCTGCTGGTCGAGCGCGCCGGTGGGTTCATCGGCGAGCAGGACGGCC
This window harbors:
- a CDS encoding ABC transporter permease; this encodes MSLDEMLRMALASLAANKTRAFLTMLGIWIGVASILAIVAIGNGGKALVIGAISSGSQQNVIQIVPRELVAPGLPQPGQVLSIDDSDLAIAASFSGVESVNETFYGTAVVQSGDKSDNVTLFAGPADLDRLARFMVVRGHMFTAEDVLSHRNVAVISESLANKLFGSGNPLGAIITLSGVPLEVVGVAQPEQASLYSLVMGSDNLYIPDTTCQDIFPNWTASEMDVVVSPGVNVQSLAKRIVLALNIHAGDPTAFVDSSGLVASVAALIAKVTTILTAVIGAVAGIALLVGGVGVMNIMLVSVTERTQEIGIRVSLGARKRDIVLQFLVESMAITSLGGVAGIATGLAVSTALRAFTGIPAFVPWPIGVLAFVFSAAIGVVCGLYPAVKAANLNPIDALRYE